A genomic stretch from Falsibacillus albus includes:
- a CDS encoding CheR family methyltransferase, which produces MPEDYLDFVQNIKRRTGIDLALYKEGQMKRRLTSLYEKKGFESFKHFYQEMQSNADLFHEFLDRMTINVSEFYRNAARWHVLETKILPRLLSEKSSLKIWSAACSTGEEPYTIAMILSKFMPLSKIKIIATDIDENALNRAKAGLYIERSLNEVPNEMKAKYFTKDGHMFRVSDEIKKTVNFKKHNLLADPYEQNVDIIVCRNVLIYFTEEAKNSIYQKFSASLKSGGALFVGSTEQIFNPAVFNFETEDTFFYKRLP; this is translated from the coding sequence ATGCCTGAGGATTACCTAGACTTTGTACAAAATATCAAACGCAGAACGGGAATCGATTTAGCCTTATATAAGGAAGGTCAGATGAAGAGGAGACTCACTTCTTTATATGAGAAAAAAGGATTTGAGTCATTCAAGCATTTTTATCAAGAAATGCAGTCGAATGCTGATTTGTTTCATGAGTTCCTCGATCGAATGACCATCAACGTTTCTGAATTTTATCGAAATGCAGCAAGGTGGCATGTTCTTGAAACGAAAATATTGCCACGGCTCCTTTCTGAAAAAAGCTCTCTGAAAATCTGGAGTGCAGCATGTTCGACGGGGGAAGAGCCCTATACAATTGCCATGATCCTTTCAAAATTCATGCCTCTCTCCAAAATTAAAATCATTGCAACTGATATTGATGAAAATGCGCTTAACAGAGCAAAGGCGGGGCTATATATCGAAAGGTCCCTCAATGAAGTGCCCAATGAGATGAAAGCAAAGTATTTTACGAAAGATGGGCATATGTTTAGGGTATCTGATGAAATAAAAAAAACGGTGAATTTTAAAAAACATAATTTGCTAGCAGATCCATACGAGCAAAATGTTGACATCATCGTTTGCCGTAACGTCTTGATTTATTTTACTGAAGAAGCCAAAAATTCTATCTACCAAAAATTCAGCGCATCCTTGAAATCCGGAGGAGCATTATTTGTTGGCAGTACAGAGCAGATTTTTAATCCGGCTGTATTCAACTTCGAAACTGAGGATACCTTTTTTTATAAGCGGCTGCCATGA
- the aroC gene encoding chorismate synthase, which produces MRYITAGESHGPQLTTIIEGMPAGMPLLAEDINQELARRQKGYGRGRRMQIEKDRANIVGGVRHGHTLGSPLALTVENKDWTHWTKIMGIEPLSDDEAEEVKRKIQRPRPGHADLVGGMKYGHRDLRNVLERSSARETTVRVAAGAVAKKLLKLLGIEVASHVREIGGVKAEDCSYTSIQELQERTEESPVRCLDDGAAQKMMEAIDTAKKNGDSIGGIVEVIVEGMPAGVGSYVHYDRKLDAKVARAVMSINAFKGVEFGLGFEMAHKPGSEVHDEIAWNEKDGYYRKTNRLGGFEGGMSTGMPIVVKGVMKPIPTLYKPLQSVDIETKEPFSASIERSDSCAVPAAAVVAEAVVAWELAAAIIEQFNSDRFDALVKTIDEHRQYTEEY; this is translated from the coding sequence TTGAGATATATAACAGCAGGTGAGTCACATGGACCACAATTGACAACAATTATTGAAGGGATGCCGGCAGGGATGCCGCTGCTAGCCGAAGATATCAACCAAGAATTGGCAAGAAGGCAAAAAGGATATGGCAGAGGCAGAAGAATGCAAATTGAGAAGGATCGTGCGAATATCGTCGGAGGGGTAAGGCATGGCCATACGCTTGGTTCACCTCTTGCATTGACGGTTGAAAATAAAGATTGGACACATTGGACGAAGATCATGGGCATCGAGCCATTGAGTGACGATGAAGCAGAAGAAGTAAAGCGGAAAATACAGCGGCCTCGTCCTGGTCATGCTGATCTGGTAGGCGGCATGAAATATGGACATCGCGATTTAAGGAATGTGCTCGAACGTTCTTCTGCACGAGAAACGACCGTAAGGGTGGCGGCTGGTGCTGTAGCGAAGAAGCTCTTGAAGCTGTTGGGGATCGAGGTTGCTTCACATGTTAGGGAAATTGGCGGTGTTAAAGCAGAGGATTGTTCTTATACCTCCATTCAGGAACTTCAAGAGAGAACTGAGGAATCCCCGGTTAGATGCTTGGATGACGGTGCAGCACAAAAAATGATGGAGGCGATTGATACTGCGAAAAAAAATGGCGATTCAATCGGAGGCATCGTTGAGGTAATCGTAGAAGGTATGCCAGCTGGGGTCGGAAGCTATGTTCATTATGATCGAAAGCTGGATGCGAAGGTTGCCAGGGCGGTCATGAGCATCAATGCTTTTAAAGGAGTCGAGTTCGGTCTTGGGTTTGAAATGGCCCATAAGCCAGGTAGCGAAGTACATGATGAGATTGCATGGAATGAAAAGGATGGCTATTATCGCAAAACGAATCGCCTTGGTGGTTTTGAAGGCGGAATGTCCACCGGCATGCCAATCGTCGTAAAGGGTGTCATGAAGCCGATTCCTACACTGTATAAACCACTTCAAAGTGTGGATATTGAAACGAAAGAGCCTTTCTCTGCAAGTATCGAAAGGTCTGACAGCTGTGCAGTACCTGCTGCTGCAGTAGTTGCTGAAGCGGTTGTAGCATGGGAATTGGCAGCAGCAATTATCGAACAATTCAACAGTGATCGATTTGATGCATTGGTCAAAACCATTGATGAGCATCGCCAATACACTGAGGAGTACTAG
- the aroB gene encoding 3-dehydroquinate synthase, with protein sequence MEKLQILTESKKYPVFIGEDSIQSISELLKDNVGAYSKLLIITDETVASLHLEVLQSYLKENGQAAVHIVPAGESCKTFKVYEDCLSFAIQEGLDRKSVIIAFGGGAVGDLAGFVAASFMRGIRFVQVPTTILAHDSAVGGKVAINHPLGKNMVGAFHQPEFVLYDIQFLQTLPAKELRSGFAEAIKHALISDISFYEYLKENITEINDLIRNQDVLIYILKKGIQVKADIVEKDEKEAGVRAFLNFGHTLGHAIEAEAGYGTITHGEAVMIGMVFALKISIETYDIPFSLVDFISWIRVLGYQIEPTQVSFEQLWQWMVRDKKAVQNNPVFVLLKEIGEPELVKLDKTYLQKVYHELFSLSN encoded by the coding sequence ATGGAAAAGCTGCAAATATTGACAGAATCAAAGAAGTACCCAGTTTTTATCGGTGAAGATAGTATTCAATCAATCAGTGAATTGTTGAAAGACAATGTCGGGGCTTATTCGAAACTATTGATCATTACCGATGAAACGGTAGCCAGCCTTCACCTGGAAGTCCTGCAATCTTACTTGAAGGAAAATGGTCAAGCAGCTGTGCACATTGTACCGGCAGGTGAGAGCTGTAAGACTTTTAAGGTTTATGAAGATTGTCTGTCTTTTGCAATCCAAGAAGGACTTGACCGAAAATCTGTGATTATCGCTTTTGGCGGTGGTGCAGTTGGCGATCTGGCAGGTTTTGTAGCGGCCTCTTTCATGAGGGGGATCAGATTTGTTCAAGTGCCAACCACGATCCTGGCACATGATAGTGCTGTCGGCGGCAAGGTCGCAATCAATCATCCGCTCGGGAAGAATATGGTCGGTGCCTTTCATCAGCCGGAATTTGTATTATACGATATCCAATTCCTTCAGACGCTGCCTGCCAAGGAACTGCGGTCTGGGTTTGCGGAAGCAATCAAACATGCACTTATATCGGATATTTCTTTTTATGAATATCTAAAAGAGAATATAACTGAAATCAATGATCTAATAAGAAATCAAGACGTGCTTATTTATATCTTGAAAAAAGGAATTCAAGTAAAAGCAGACATAGTTGAAAAAGATGAGAAAGAGGCCGGTGTCCGAGCGTTTTTGAATTTCGGCCATACATTGGGCCACGCGATTGAAGCGGAAGCTGGATATGGAACCATCACTCATGGGGAAGCAGTGATGATAGGGATGGTTTTTGCATTAAAAATAAGCATAGAAACATATGATATTCCATTTTCATTGGTGGATTTCATCTCTTGGATACGGGTGCTGGGATATCAAATTGAACCAACCCAAGTTTCATTTGAGCAGTTATGGCAATGGATGGTTCGTGATAAGAAAGCTGTACAAAATAATCCTGTCTTCGTTTTATTGAAGGAAATCGGTGAACCTGAATTGGTGAAGTTGGATAAAACGTATTTGCAAAAGGTTTATCATGAACTTTTTTCTCTTTCCAATTAA
- the aroH gene encoding chorismate mutase: protein MLRGIRGATTVEKDSEQEILLAAKELIQHMISANKLEADQVASIFISATRDLTTAFPAKAARDSEEWKYVPVMCVQELEVAGGLERCIRIMMHVNTNVSQKEVQHVYLRKAMSLRPDLLKEKN, encoded by the coding sequence TTGTTAAGAGGGATCCGGGGAGCGACTACCGTGGAGAAGGATAGTGAACAAGAGATTTTACTAGCTGCCAAGGAATTGATTCAGCATATGATTTCAGCAAATAAATTGGAAGCAGATCAGGTAGCCTCTATCTTTATTTCTGCGACACGTGATTTAACGACCGCATTTCCTGCAAAAGCCGCAAGGGATTCAGAAGAGTGGAAATATGTCCCTGTAATGTGCGTTCAAGAACTGGAAGTAGCGGGTGGACTGGAAAGGTGCATTCGAATTATGATGCACGTAAACACAAATGTCAGCCAAAAAGAAGTACAACATGTATACTTAAGGAAAGCAATGTCATTACGCCCAGATTTACTTAAAGAGAAAAATTAA
- the hisC gene encoding histidinol-phosphate transaminase has product MKWKEQILNLKAYQPGKSIDEVKKMFNLEKITKLASNENPFGCSPVVNQMLQSYQPLRSLYPDGYAAKLREATAEFLNVSERQLIFGNGSDEIIQIISRALLKPGVNTIMPAPSFPQYRHNAIIEGAEIREVPLVDGAHDLSSMLAQIDEATAVVWLCSPNNPSGKYINEQGLVGFLNKVPDDILVVLDEAYYEYVVADDYYDSLELVKKHENLLVLRTFSKIYGLASFRVGYGFGQENLVQTLEPVREPFNTNVLGQAAAAAAIQDQDFVHACKEENRKGLEQFYQFCREHNLTYFPSQGNFILIDFNRDGDEVFQFLLSEGYIVRSGQALGYPTCVRVTVGSAEQNNGVIESMKKLWNA; this is encoded by the coding sequence ATGAAATGGAAAGAACAGATATTAAATTTAAAAGCATACCAGCCAGGGAAATCCATTGATGAAGTGAAGAAGATGTTCAATTTAGAGAAAATCACGAAGCTTGCTTCCAATGAGAATCCTTTTGGCTGTTCACCGGTTGTTAATCAAATGCTGCAGTCATATCAGCCTTTAAGGTCGCTCTATCCTGATGGCTATGCCGCTAAATTAAGGGAAGCAACAGCAGAGTTTTTAAATGTGTCGGAACGTCAATTAATATTCGGGAATGGTTCCGATGAGATTATCCAAATCATATCAAGGGCGTTGTTGAAGCCTGGCGTAAATACTATTATGCCCGCGCCTTCTTTTCCGCAATATCGCCATAATGCAATCATAGAAGGGGCAGAAATCAGGGAAGTGCCGCTTGTTGACGGAGCGCACGATTTATCTTCTATGCTCGCTCAAATTGATGAAGCAACTGCGGTGGTTTGGTTATGCAGCCCGAATAATCCATCTGGGAAGTATATCAATGAACAAGGATTAGTAGGTTTTTTGAACAAAGTGCCGGATGATATTTTGGTTGTACTGGATGAAGCATACTATGAGTATGTCGTGGCAGATGATTATTATGATTCACTTGAACTGGTGAAAAAACATGAAAATTTACTGGTGCTTCGGACATTCTCTAAAATATATGGCCTTGCAAGCTTCAGGGTTGGATATGGTTTTGGACAGGAAAATTTAGTTCAAACGCTGGAACCGGTAAGGGAACCGTTTAATACGAACGTTTTGGGTCAGGCTGCAGCAGCAGCGGCCATTCAAGATCAAGACTTTGTCCACGCATGTAAAGAGGAAAACAGAAAAGGCTTGGAGCAATTTTATCAATTCTGCAGGGAGCACAATCTTACTTATTTTCCATCCCAAGGGAATTTTATCTTAATCGATTTTAACCGGGACGGAGATGAGGTATTTCAATTCCTTCTTTCAGAAGGCTATATCGTCCGCTCAGGCCAAGCACTTGGTTACCCGACATGTGTGAGGGTCACGGTAGGATCGGCAGAGCAAAATAATGGTGTGATTGAATCAATGAAAAAATTATGGAATGCTTAA